The Lolium rigidum isolate FL_2022 chromosome 1, APGP_CSIRO_Lrig_0.1, whole genome shotgun sequence region TCAGACGAAAAGCAGCCCATCCAGATCTCGTAAGCTCGTCACCGTCCGATCAAGCTCAAACCATctaaaccctagcgccgccacctACATAACATCCGTCCCTTCAATCTCCCACCATTTCCCACACCACCCAAACCCTACCCaacccaccggcggcggcggcgaagatggtgaagttcctCAAGCCCGGCAAGGCGGTGATCCTCCTCCAGGGCCGGTTCGCCGGCAAGAAGGCCGTGATCGTGCGCGTCTTCGAGGAGGGCACGCGCGACCGCCCCTACGGCCACTGCCTCGTCGCCGGCCTCGCCAAGTACCCCAAGAAGGTGATCCGCAAGGACTCGGCCAAGAAGACGGCCAAGAAGTCGCGCGTCAAGTGCTTCCTCAAGCTCGTCAACTTCACCCACCTCATGCCCACCCGCTACACCCTCGACGTCGACCTCAAGGACGTCGCCTCCGGCGGGCCCGACGCCCTCGCCACCAAGGACAAGAAGATCGAGTCCGCAAAGGCCGCCAAGGCGCGTCTCGAGGAGAGGTTCAAGACCGGGAAGAACAGGTGGTTCTTCACCAAGCTTCGCTTCTAGGAGCAAAGCGCCTTTTACAATACTTCTAGTAGTTGCTTCTTCTTTCTTCTATCAATCCCCTACACTAAGCAATCTATGTTTTGGTATTGCCCATGAAGATTGGTTAGTTTGGATCTCGCAGAGAAATTTGATCAAGACATGGTAATGTTTTGTGTGTTAAATCATGCTAAGGATACATCTGGCTGCAATTTTGTTGACAAGTACAACATGAGCTGTTTATTTCCTTGTTATATTGCTAGCCTCGTCTGTTATCGACATGTGATGCATCCACTCCCTCTTTTACTGTGATGTTTCGTATTTATGACCGTGGTTTCATGTGTGTAAGATTTGTTTAGGATTCTATTTTACGATGGTGTTACGTAACTACCCATCATACTACTCTTCAGATTAGTAGTTTAAATGCCTTCTAAGCTGCACTTAGCCACCAAGCATGCCAGTACAATAATAGCCCCATATCTTTGTTCTGCTATGTACACATCTTTAAGGTATACATGTAGCCATTTTGGCTTACCAGGATGGTGCATCAATTGTTTCTCTTAGTggtatcatagtaggaactgagcTATAGATTTATACCATGTTTACCCTTGAGAGGAACCTCTAATACATTATATGGTAATCCACTGATAGTGCACCACACATGGCACAAGGGTCGGATCAAACACTCTGTTTGAATAGGATTTTGACACGTGATCTATGCAGGGCTTGAGCACAAC contains the following coding sequences:
- the LOC124683371 gene encoding 60S ribosomal protein L27-3-like, which produces MVKFLKPGKAVILLQGRFAGKKAVIVRVFEEGTRDRPYGHCLVAGLAKYPKKVIRKDSAKKTAKKSRVKCFLKLVNFTHLMPTRYTLDVDLKDVASGGPDALATKDKKIESAKAAKARLEERFKTGKNRWFFTKLRF